From the genome of Candidatus Babeliales bacterium, one region includes:
- the rsmA gene encoding ribosomal RNA small subunit methyltransferase A: MRKPQLGGITVKKKYGQHFLKDQSVIRSIISAVELTDDTSVFEIGCGEGILTRAILQTPVKRLWVFEIDQEWAEYVRTSVTDDRITIFNENFLDVDLFGRLSEHQPWVLLANLPYQVTFPILHKLQAHRSLLKEGVIMIQEEVAQKILKTSGRGYGYPSIFFQHYFIWKKLDKVLPSAFYPPPKVDSRLLYFKPKPDPGQIPREEEFWNFIKHCFRQPRRTLRNNLQQTHYDVGMLSDKELSLRAQQMSKDDLITIWKRLITV, encoded by the coding sequence ATGCGCAAGCCTCAGTTGGGTGGTATTACCGTCAAAAAAAAATACGGTCAGCACTTCCTTAAAGATCAGTCGGTGATACGTAGTATTATTTCTGCTGTTGAGCTAACAGATGATACATCTGTATTTGAGATAGGGTGTGGTGAAGGTATTTTAACGCGTGCAATCTTACAGACACCTGTCAAACGATTGTGGGTATTTGAGATTGATCAAGAATGGGCTGAGTATGTACGTACGTCAGTTACAGATGATCGCATAACGATCTTTAATGAAAACTTTCTCGATGTTGATTTGTTTGGGCGGTTATCTGAACACCAACCCTGGGTATTGCTTGCCAATCTTCCATATCAAGTTACGTTTCCGATTTTGCATAAGCTTCAAGCGCATCGTTCTTTGCTCAAAGAAGGTGTGATTATGATTCAGGAAGAGGTTGCGCAAAAGATTCTGAAAACATCAGGACGAGGGTATGGATATCCTTCAATTTTTTTCCAACACTATTTTATATGGAAAAAATTAGATAAAGTTCTGCCGTCGGCATTTTATCCACCACCAAAAGTCGATTCGCGGTTGTTGTATTTTAAGCCAAAGCCAGATCCAGGACAGATTCCACGAGAAGAAGAGTTTTGGAACTTTATCAAGCATTGCTTTAGGCAACCGCGGCGGACGTTGCGGAATAATCTTCAACAAACACACTATGATGTAGGTATGCTGTCGGATAAAGAACTTTCTTTACGTGCGCAACAGATGAGTAAGGATGATCTGATTACGATTTGGAAACGATTGATTACGGTATGA
- a CDS encoding TIGR00730 family Rossman fold protein — MILKRMRACLKLIGQFTKVLINMTYGMWKLSRLKEPRVTIFGGSKVGQGHVYSRKAMELAQKLVDHGISVLTGGGAGVMQAANCGAISDGTKEIRSMGIGLKSFGDDINQCVQDYVLMNHFFSRKWLLINYSVGHVFFPGGFGTLDELSEVATLIQTHQLAYSVPVILIGVEYWKPLLEWANKAVSEGLLKEKDRGVLVVTDDLDEALRILKARCDVVKMST; from the coding sequence ATGATACTAAAACGCATGAGAGCGTGTCTTAAGCTTATTGGTCAATTTACAAAAGTCCTTATTAATATGACATATGGTATGTGGAAGCTGTCGCGGCTCAAAGAGCCACGGGTTACTATTTTCGGTGGAAGTAAAGTTGGTCAGGGACATGTGTACTCGCGTAAAGCAATGGAGCTGGCACAAAAACTTGTTGATCATGGTATTTCCGTGTTGACGGGTGGTGGGGCCGGAGTTATGCAAGCAGCGAATTGTGGAGCTATTAGCGACGGCACCAAAGAAATACGAAGTATGGGCATTGGATTGAAAAGTTTTGGCGATGACATTAACCAATGTGTTCAAGATTATGTGTTGATGAATCATTTCTTTTCAAGAAAGTGGTTATTGATTAACTACTCGGTTGGCCACGTATTTTTCCCTGGCGGATTTGGTACACTCGATGAGCTATCAGAGGTGGCAACACTCATTCAAACCCATCAATTGGCATATAGTGTTCCAGTGATTTTGATTGGTGTAGAGTATTGGAAACCTTTGCTCGAATGGGCAAACAAGGCCGTATCGGAAGGACTCTTAAAAGAGAAAGATAGAGGCGTGCTTGTTGTGACTGATGATCTTGATGAGGCTCTGCGTATTTTAAAAGCACGATGCGATGTTGTAAAAATGAGCACATAA
- a CDS encoding CrcB family protein, with product MNSFLLVGVGGLFGALTRYTFWEYVPMNILAKVLVINMVGCMLTSFMFAFYGHDNPVTLFACVGFFASFTVIWRFIHEVVELWVYQSAAAALLYMVLMNLGCMLAVMLGRALAVRAML from the coding sequence ATGAATTCATTCTTGCTTGTAGGGGTTGGTGGCTTATTCGGAGCACTTACTCGCTATACATTCTGGGAGTATGTTCCCATGAATATTTTGGCGAAAGTGCTTGTTATTAATATGGTTGGCTGTATGTTGACGAGCTTCATGTTTGCGTTTTATGGACATGATAACCCTGTCACACTTTTTGCATGTGTTGGTTTTTTTGCCTCATTTACAGTTATTTGGCGTTTTATTCATGAGGTTGTTGAGCTGTGGGTGTACCAGTCTGCAGCAGCGGCATTACTCTATATGGTACTCATGAATCTTGGTTGCATGCTTGCGGTGATGCTGGGACGGGCCCTGGCAGTGAGGGCAATGCTCTGA
- a CDS encoding HAD-IA family hydrolase — protein MKRIVILTAMTFFIHTSTHAYNTLGAMLYLCGTNPITIMTGLTTFGTDTAYSWYKRDQASNLTALRPARPHKTVFAFDLHHVLFKPDYPTMLANALLLFFTTPRLWNIILNPKVTFRIICALTSGKVGEKVLNDLGTIHPGLKEFQDKGNRIANCQIPIKRTFELIKELKKRGFEIYLLSNIGSTTFKEFQELYPDYFDDFDGFFMPMPEYTYLHKPDLRMYLLFLDTFDLKAEQTIFVDDKADNVLAARSVGMNSVLFSEPHHFECVLHAIRALPSLPGPVPASPQACNQDS, from the coding sequence ATGAAGCGTATCGTTATTCTCACCGCAATGACGTTTTTCATTCACACCAGCACACACGCATATAATACTCTAGGCGCAATGCTATATCTATGTGGAACAAATCCAATAACCATTATGACTGGCCTTACCACATTCGGAACTGATACCGCATACTCCTGGTACAAACGAGATCAAGCATCAAATCTCACTGCGCTTCGTCCCGCACGGCCACATAAAACAGTTTTTGCGTTTGATCTCCATCATGTTCTCTTTAAACCAGATTATCCTACTATGCTTGCCAATGCTCTCTTACTTTTTTTTACGACTCCACGGCTCTGGAACATCATTTTAAACCCAAAAGTCACCTTTAGAATTATATGTGCGCTAACAAGCGGTAAAGTTGGTGAAAAAGTGCTCAATGATCTCGGAACAATTCATCCCGGACTTAAAGAGTTCCAAGATAAAGGCAATCGCATTGCCAACTGTCAAATTCCGATCAAACGCACATTTGAACTAATCAAAGAACTTAAAAAGCGCGGGTTTGAAATTTATCTTCTCTCCAACATTGGCTCAACAACATTCAAAGAATTTCAAGAATTGTACCCAGATTACTTTGACGATTTCGATGGCTTTTTTATGCCAATGCCTGAATATACCTATCTTCATAAGCCGGATCTGCGCATGTACCTTCTCTTTTTAGACACGTTTGATCTTAAAGCAGAACAAACAATCTTTGTTGATGACAAGGCCGACAATGTTCTTGCCGCACGTTCAGTCGGTATGAACAGTGTTCTGTTTTCCGAGCCACACCATTTCGAATGCGTTCTCCATGCAATCAGAGCATTGCCCTCACTGCCAGGGCCCGTCCCAGCATCACCGCAAGCATGCAACCAAGATTCATGA
- a CDS encoding HAD family phosphatase, translating into MKYEGIIFDMDGTIVQTEHIWEDAIKQMLKKKDPSIPDTTIHIILDATCGSGLEPCCHVIKDQLKRPESVQSLVRELVDIANVLYEQQISFVEGFVDFHQTITQKYKLKSGIATNASDETVEVTNKKLKLDTFFGKHIYNISRVNNACKPDPAVYLYTAKQLRLTPKHCIAIEDSAAGVGAAKAAGMFCIGMNSANKPEQVKYADFVVTSYYEIDLKRLLKK; encoded by the coding sequence ATGAAATATGAAGGAATCATTTTTGATATGGATGGCACCATTGTGCAAACCGAGCACATCTGGGAGGATGCCATTAAGCAAATGCTTAAAAAAAAGGATCCCTCAATTCCTGATACAACCATCCACATCATCCTAGACGCAACCTGTGGTTCTGGTCTCGAGCCATGTTGCCACGTCATCAAAGATCAACTCAAACGCCCAGAGAGCGTACAATCACTAGTACGTGAGCTCGTGGATATCGCTAATGTCTTGTATGAGCAGCAAATTTCATTTGTTGAAGGGTTTGTAGATTTTCATCAAACAATTACTCAAAAATACAAACTCAAATCAGGTATTGCCACCAATGCATCTGATGAAACAGTGGAAGTTACTAACAAAAAACTTAAGCTCGACACCTTCTTTGGAAAACATATTTATAATATCTCCCGCGTCAATAATGCATGTAAACCAGATCCAGCTGTTTACTTGTACACTGCAAAACAACTACGCTTAACTCCGAAGCACTGCATCGCTATTGAAGATTCTGCTGCAGGAGTTGGTGCCGCAAAAGCAGCCGGCATGTTTTGTATTGGTATGAACTCCGCAAACAAACCAGAACAAGTAAAATACGCCGATTTTGTGGTGACATCATATTATGAAATCGATTTGAAACGATTACTTAAAAAGTAA
- the uppS gene encoding di-trans,poly-cis-decaprenylcistransferase, with product MVNHIALIMDGNRRWAKKRAFVPWRGHREGVEAVRRVVEYSANRNIKHLSLYAFSLENFKRSKEEVGYLFDLVLEFAKETLQEFIKEKIRVRFVGDRSLFPKHVLPALEELEEQTKNFDRLSVHFLFCYGGRQELIAAGRCLADKVQRGELAPEHVTEDTFVSCLWTHGIPDADLIIRTGGQHRLSNFLPYQSTYSELYFTDMFWPDIQARDLDAVLEWYEQVKRNFGK from the coding sequence ATGGTGAATCACATCGCATTAATTATGGATGGTAATCGTCGCTGGGCGAAGAAACGAGCTTTCGTTCCATGGCGTGGCCATCGGGAGGGTGTTGAAGCGGTGCGTCGAGTAGTGGAGTATAGTGCCAACCGCAATATCAAGCATCTTTCTTTATATGCGTTTTCTTTGGAAAATTTTAAGCGATCCAAAGAGGAGGTTGGTTACCTTTTTGATCTTGTATTAGAGTTTGCAAAAGAAACATTACAGGAATTTATTAAAGAAAAGATTCGAGTTCGATTTGTAGGTGATCGTTCCTTATTCCCAAAACATGTTCTTCCTGCACTGGAAGAATTAGAAGAACAAACAAAAAATTTCGATCGATTATCGGTTCATTTTTTATTCTGTTATGGCGGACGTCAAGAATTGATAGCGGCAGGGCGTTGTCTTGCCGATAAGGTTCAGCGTGGTGAGCTCGCACCAGAACATGTGACCGAGGATACATTTGTGTCGTGTCTATGGACGCATGGGATACCTGATGCAGATCTCATTATACGAACGGGAGGCCAACATAGATTGAGTAATTTTTTGCCATATCAAAGCACCTACAGTGAGTTGTATTTTACGGACATGTTCTGGCCAGATATTCAGGCGCGGGATCTTGACGCTGTGTTGGAATGGTATGAACAGGTAAAAAGGAATTTTGGTAAATGA
- a CDS encoding NAD(P)-dependent glycerol-3-phosphate dehydrogenase: MKTVCMLGEGAWGTAVATVLAHNGIKVKLWCQDPSVANCIKTQHRNERYFPYFALNSLIEPVTDIKQALSGVTYVFVSTPVKYFRSVLEQAGDSIYEDQIWICLNKGIENETLLFPSQIINDVCDCSVRTAVLAGPSFAYDLAAKRVTAVTIAADDCDLASQIQGLMANEYFRPYTTDDIVGVQLGAALKNVMALAVGIADGAGMTDNTTAFLLTRGISEIAQLVKRRGGRIQTVYGLSGIGDTIMTAMSKLSRNRQVGLLLGQGKSLATIQQERPVLPEGINTVRSMYQMMERHGLELPICHGVYNIVFHGSTIHELVASLMARSLEPEC, from the coding sequence ATGAAAACCGTCTGCATGCTAGGTGAGGGGGCATGGGGGACAGCGGTGGCAACTGTACTTGCGCACAACGGCATCAAGGTAAAGCTATGGTGCCAGGATCCATCAGTTGCCAACTGCATCAAAACTCAACATCGTAATGAGCGTTATTTCCCATACTTTGCATTGAATTCACTGATAGAACCCGTTACTGATATCAAACAGGCACTTTCTGGTGTAACGTATGTATTTGTATCAACGCCGGTTAAGTATTTTCGATCAGTGTTAGAACAAGCAGGCGATTCAATCTATGAAGATCAAATATGGATCTGCTTGAACAAGGGAATTGAAAATGAGACGCTCTTGTTCCCTTCTCAAATCATAAACGATGTGTGTGATTGCTCGGTGCGAACTGCTGTTTTGGCCGGTCCTAGTTTTGCATATGATCTAGCTGCCAAGCGAGTGACGGCAGTGACTATTGCTGCTGATGATTGTGATTTAGCCAGTCAAATCCAAGGACTTATGGCTAATGAATATTTTCGACCTTATACCACTGATGACATAGTAGGCGTACAGCTTGGTGCTGCATTGAAAAATGTTATGGCGCTTGCTGTTGGTATTGCTGATGGTGCAGGTATGACTGACAATACGACGGCATTTCTGTTAACACGAGGTATTTCAGAAATTGCTCAACTAGTAAAGCGACGAGGTGGTCGTATACAGACTGTATATGGGTTATCAGGTATAGGCGATACGATTATGACAGCAATGAGTAAATTAAGTCGCAATCGTCAGGTTGGTTTGCTTTTGGGGCAGGGTAAGAGCTTGGCAACCATACAACAGGAACGACCGGTTCTTCCTGAGGGAATCAATACGGTGCGTTCTATGTACCAGATGATGGAGCGTCATGGTCTTGAGTTGCCGATTTGTCATGGTGTGTACAACATAGTATTTCACGGTTCAACGATCCATGAGCTGGTTGCATCACTTATGGCGCGGTCTTTAGAGCCAGAATGTTAA
- a CDS encoding PASTA domain-containing protein, which produces MTLSHYLWLLPFLCFALGYQLLNSMLSVPEYDAPKVIGLSLVQAAQVAEEHNLMFRITGYREEVDLEEGTVLEQTPAAHHGIKQNQPIFLTLSRKPPKKITPNFQTKQKKIIDDYCKRHGLRPKYYPLKGHHPQNTCIGQSPEPGMLLDAHTVDVYISDGSHALCLFPDFKNIPLSEVKELLGNYQAQLTIVHRKEPRANHVCRSCLVLDQKPLPGSLVDLTQPLSVQLQVDS; this is translated from the coding sequence ATGACCCTATCTCATTATCTGTGGTTATTACCATTTTTATGTTTTGCCCTGGGATACCAGCTACTCAATAGCATGCTTTCAGTCCCAGAATATGATGCCCCAAAAGTGATTGGGCTTTCATTGGTACAAGCAGCCCAGGTTGCCGAAGAACATAACCTGATGTTCAGAATTACAGGATACAGAGAAGAGGTAGACCTCGAAGAAGGAACCGTTCTTGAGCAAACCCCCGCAGCACACCACGGAATCAAACAAAACCAACCAATCTTTCTAACTCTATCGCGTAAACCTCCAAAAAAAATAACCCCAAACTTTCAAACAAAACAAAAAAAGATCATAGACGACTACTGTAAGCGACATGGCTTACGACCTAAATATTACCCACTCAAAGGCCACCACCCACAAAACACGTGCATCGGACAATCACCAGAACCAGGAATGTTGCTGGATGCGCATACGGTTGATGTGTACATCAGCGACGGCTCACATGCTCTATGTCTGTTTCCCGATTTCAAAAATATTCCACTGTCTGAGGTCAAAGAGTTGCTGGGAAATTACCAAGCACAACTTACCATTGTGCATCGCAAAGAACCACGAGCTAATCACGTGTGTCGGTCTTGTCTTGTACTAGACCAAAAACCACTTCCCGGATCCCTAGTTGATCTGACACAACCGCTTTCGGTACAGCTCCAAGTTGATTCCTAA